The Oryzias melastigma strain HK-1 linkage group LG6, ASM292280v2, whole genome shotgun sequence genome includes a window with the following:
- the LOC112152572 gene encoding myoD family inhibitor domain-containing protein isoform X2: MLAENLSGVEEENQNNWTDGFKSEEEILSELEPVSGGSADPTALISSQPLQAAAPPEEAAQAAASEHRLQSVPQLKNSEHSTKRSKCGKSGSHQSAAAPADSCFHLLLACLWCQFSVLLLGLLEACSSCLQGLCSSCCHACASCCSAIQDTPVEEFGCHAHCHSVMFESCCEPTECLEFCLECCEICHRG, translated from the exons ATGTTAGCAGAGAACCTTTCAGGTGTGGAAGAGGAGAACCAGAACAACTGGACTGACG GTTTCAAATCAGAGGAGGAAATCCTTTCAGAGTTGGAGCCTGTTAGCGGAGGAAGCGCTGACCCCACCGCCCTCATCAGCT CCCAGCCTCTGCAGGCTGCAGCTCCCCCAGAGGAGGCCGCACAAGCAGCAGCATCAG AACACAGACTGCAGTCCGTTCCTCAGCTGAAGAACTCAGAGCACAGCACCAAGAGGAGCAAATGTGGCAAATCTGGATCCCACCAAAGTGCTGCTGCCCCTGCTG ACTcttgttttcatctgctgctggcGTGCTTGTGGTGTCAGTTCTCGGTGCTGCTTCTGGGTCTGCTGGAGGCCTGCTCCTCCTGCCTGCAGGgcctctgctcctcctgctgccacGCCTGCGCCTCCTGCTGCTCAGCCATTCAGGACACGCCGGTGGAGGAGTTCGGCTGCCACGCTCACTGCCACTCGGTTATGTTTGAGTCGTGCTGCGAGCCCACCGAGTGTCTGGAGTTTTGCCTGGAGTGCTGTGAGATCTGTCATCGCGGCTAG
- the LOC112152572 gene encoding myoD family inhibitor isoform X1: MLAENLSGVEEENQNNWTDGFKSEEEILSELEPVSGGSADPTALISSQPLQAAAPPEEAAQAAASGQKPLLDYHGSTCPQCGLPVPEHRLQSVPQLKNSEHSTKRSKCGKSGSHQSAAAPADSCFHLLLACLWCQFSVLLLGLLEACSSCLQGLCSSCCHACASCCSAIQDTPVEEFGCHAHCHSVMFESCCEPTECLEFCLECCEICHRG, translated from the exons ATGTTAGCAGAGAACCTTTCAGGTGTGGAAGAGGAGAACCAGAACAACTGGACTGACG GTTTCAAATCAGAGGAGGAAATCCTTTCAGAGTTGGAGCCTGTTAGCGGAGGAAGCGCTGACCCCACCGCCCTCATCAGCT CCCAGCCTCTGCAGGCTGCAGCTCCCCCAGAGGAGGCCGCACAAGCAGCAGCATCAGGTCAGAAACCCCTGCTGGACTATCATGGGAGTACATGTCCACAATGTGGTCTCCCGGTTCCAGAACACAGACTGCAGTCCGTTCCTCAGCTGAAGAACTCAGAGCACAGCACCAAGAGGAGCAAATGTGGCAAATCTGGATCCCACCAAAGTGCTGCTGCCCCTGCTG ACTcttgttttcatctgctgctggcGTGCTTGTGGTGTCAGTTCTCGGTGCTGCTTCTGGGTCTGCTGGAGGCCTGCTCCTCCTGCCTGCAGGgcctctgctcctcctgctgccacGCCTGCGCCTCCTGCTGCTCAGCCATTCAGGACACGCCGGTGGAGGAGTTCGGCTGCCACGCTCACTGCCACTCGGTTATGTTTGAGTCGTGCTGCGAGCCCACCGAGTGTCTGGAGTTTTGCCTGGAGTGCTGTGAGATCTGTCATCGCGGCTAG